Proteins from one Impatiens glandulifera chromosome 2, dImpGla2.1, whole genome shotgun sequence genomic window:
- the LOC124927090 gene encoding uncharacterized serine-rich protein C215.13-like, translating to MKPHKTEITPSSFPVFLSPKISSSMSSPSSTFNGGNDIHKPSRRRLPSFSSSSSSSSSSLGSATSSTSRDNSPFSPSPLFHFSGMIPFSWEDCPGIPKTQLYNKINQDLHPSFNLLPLPPAGNTTAAPAKSKKKAAISSRESFKWDPFLAAMVECSRNEDNDHHDWKGSKAVTRSLSDRFGFIGMYNSCKRTCPVSESIIYVARPGPH from the coding sequence atgaaaccCCATAAAACAGAGATCACTCCTTCTTCCTTTCCTGTCTTTCTCTCTCCAAAAATATCCTCATCAATGTCTTCTCCTTCTTCTACCTTTAATGGCGGAAACGACATTCACAAACCCTCCCGTCGCCGGCTaccctctttctcttcttcctccagcTCTTCCTCTTCCAGTCTAGGATCGGCAACATCCTCAACTTCCCGCGACAATTCCCCCTTCAGTCCTAGTCCACTGTTCCATTTCTCAGGAATGATCCCCTTTTCATGGGAAGATTGTCCTGGAATACCCAAAACACAACTCTACAACAAAATCAACCAAGATTTACACCCCTCTTTCAACCTCCTCCCACTCCCTCCCGCCGGAAATACTACCGCCGCTCCGGCGAAATCCAAGAAGAAGGCGGCCATTTCCAGTAGGGAGAGTTTCAAATGGGACCCGTTTCTTGCGGCGATGGTGGAGTGCTCAAGGAACGAAGACAATGATCATCATGATTGGAAGGGATCAAAAGCGGTCACTAGAAGTTTAAGTGATCGGTTTGGTTTCATAGGTATGTATAATTCTTGTAAGAGGACATGCCCTGTTTCTGAGTCTATTATTTACGTCGCCAGGCCAGGCCCACATTAA